The following are encoded in a window of Ricinus communis isolate WT05 ecotype wild-type chromosome 4, ASM1957865v1, whole genome shotgun sequence genomic DNA:
- the LOC8274332 gene encoding uncharacterized protein LOC8274332, protein MYGSKNSAESCNSSKKKVTVDQNKIRWLKEKRDYSFLSSDDPAPVPVLPKPKEMATDPALKANPQSASMAGSRKQLNNGRKIMPLRNNTNMENKNTIKPGLKKHRVQETKIMPKLSLVAGQLKRPGIKQHPSHVVQRKKRPATENDYDYDHEAEKALSIIRKMYNTQRFIGRDDSDCVNMESSPKQIEKEEKQSARIARKEDRQQLRLIQEEEKGMRKKAKRV, encoded by the coding sequence ATGTATGGTTCAAAAAATAGTGCAGAATCTTGTAACAGTAGCAAGAAGAAGGTAACAGTTGATCAGAATAAAATACGATggcttaaagaaaaaagagattaTTCCTTTCTGTCATCCGATGACCCGGCACCAGTGCCAGTTCTACCGAAACCGAAGGAGATGGCTACTGATCCTGCATTGAAAGCAAATCCCCAGTCGGCATCAATGGCGGGTTCAAGAAAGCAACTCAATAACGGCAGAAAGATTATGCCTTTGAGAAATAATACTAATATGGAGAACAAGAATACCATCAAACCAGGTTTGAAGAAACACAGAGTACAAGAAACTAAAATCATGCCAAAACTGTCTCTGGTAGCTGGTCAGCTAAAGAGGCCAGGAATAAAGCAACACCCATCACATGTAGTACAAAGGAAGAAAAGGCCTGCTACTGAGAATGATTATGACTATGACCATGAGGCTGAAAAAGCTCTCagcataataagaaaaatgtatAATACCCAAAGGTTTATCGGTCGTGATGATTCTGATTGTGTGAACATGGAATCCAGCCCCAAGCAAAttgaaaaggaagagaaaCAAAGTGCAAGGATTGCAAGGAAGGAAGATAGACAGCAACTCCGACTGATacaagaagaggaaaaggGAATGAGAAAGAAAGCAAAGAGGGTTTAA
- the LOC8274331 gene encoding uncharacterized protein LOC8274331: MARVLFQLKSTSVMACAKLDTNRVELPEKTRNSRVLVLGGTGRVGGSTAIALSKLCPDLRIVIAGRNREKGAALVDKLGKNSDFAQVDINNVESLEAALSDVDVVVHAAGPFQQTEKCSVLEAAIATKTAYIDVCDDTSYALRAKSFKDRALAANIPAITTAGIYPGVSNIMAAELVRAARMESKGNPERLRFHYYTAGTGGAGPTILATSFLLLGEEVVAYNKGERIKLKPYSGMLNIDFGKGIRKRDVYLLNLPEVQSAHEILGIPTVSARFGTSPFFWNWGMEIMTNLFPPEVLRDRSKVQQLVQLFDPLVRALDGIAGERVSMRIDLECSDGRNTVGIFSHKRLSVSVGNATAAFVLAILEGSTKPGVWFPEEPEGIATEAREVLLQRAAEGTINFVMNKPPWMVETEPKEVGLGIYV; the protein is encoded by the exons atggCGCGAGTTCTGTTTCAGTTGAAGAGCACAAGCGTAATGGCATGCGCTAAACTTGATACTAACAGAGTCGAACTGCCAGAGAAGACCCGGAATTCGAGGGTTTTGGTACTAGGTGGAACGGGTCGGGTTGGCGGATCCACAGCCATTGCTCTTTCCAAGCTTTGTCCTGACCTACGAATTGTTATCGCCGGTCGAAACAG GGAAAAAGGTGCTGCCCTGGTGGATAAATTGGGGAAGAATTCTGATTTTGCTCAAGTTGATATCAACAATGTAGAGTCTTTGGAAGCGGCTTTAAGTG ATGTGGATGTTGTAGTTCATGCTGCAGGCCCTTTTCAACAGACGGAGAAATGTAGTGTACTTGAAGCTGCCATAGCGACCAAG ACAGCGTATATTGATGTTTGCGATGATACAAGTTATGCCCTGCGTGCAAAATCGTTCAAGGATAGAGCTTTAGCTGCAAATATTCCTGCCATTACAACTGCTGGAATCTATCCAGGAGTCAGCAATA TTATGGCAGCAGAGCTAGTTCGTGCTGCTAGAATGGAAAGCAAGGGAAACCCAGAGAGGCTGAG GTTCCATTACTACACAGCAGGAACTGGTGGTGCTGGTCCAACCATTTTAGCTACTAGTTTCTTGCTTCTTGGGGAGGAGGTTGTTGCATATAATAAAG GAGAAAGGATCAAACTAAAGCCATATAGTGGAATGCTCAACATTGACTTTGGAAAGGGGATTCGAAAGAGAGATGTTTATCTGTT GAATTTGCCAGAAGTACAAAGTGCTCATGAGATCCTAGGAATACCAACTGTCAGTGCTCGTTTTGGAACTTCACCATTTTTCTGGAATTGGGGAATGGAAATCATGACTAATCTTTTCCCTCCG GAAGTTTTGAGGGACAGAAGCAAAGTCCAACAGTTAGTTCAATTGTTTGACCCTCTAGTTCGAGCTCTTGATGGGATTGCTGGAGAGCGAGTATCAATGAGG ATTGATTTGGAGTGCTCAGATGGTCGCAACACAGTTGGCATATTTAGTCACAAAAGACTCTCTGT ATCTGTGGGAAATGCAACAGCTGCTTTTGTTCTTGCAATTCTCGAGGGAAGCACAAAACCTGGGGTGTGGTTTCCAGAAGAG cCTGAAGGAATTGCAACCGAGGCAAGGGAAGTTCTTCTCCAACGTGCTGCTGAAGGAACAATCAACTTTGTAATGAATAA gCCACCTTGGATGGTAGAAACAGAACCCAAGGAAGTTGGATTAGGAATATATGTgtga
- the LOC8274329 gene encoding uncharacterized protein LOC8274329, producing the protein MSIFRRNHHQRAHNRNYCENPAPKWEKDFCFEVGGMKWKDFLKRKAYTSYYPKVLQWDNSAGKESFINAKNRFYAEINKSPCKTELLPNPDMYVDEIDWDAKLDPQLFLGLEDARNYKPCEEVVPLDGIKPTGWDVDSCDWNKPVVLTGMIVGHKGNDNEENGKNGGVLRKRMSGHCSRYVSKPTNVSYAV; encoded by the coding sequence ATGTCAATTTTCAGAAGAAACCATCATCAACGTGCTCATAACAGGAATTATTGTGAAAACCCAGCTCCAAAATGGGAGAAAGATTTCTGCTTTGAAGTTGGCGGAATGAAGTGGAAAGATTTCTTAAAACGCAAGGCATACACGTCATATTATCCAAAAGTTCTACAATGGGATAATTCAGCAGGAAAGGAGTCATTTATCAACGCCAAGAACCGGTTTTATGCAGAAATAAACAAGTCCCCATGCAAAACAGAACTACTACCAAATCCAGACATGTACGTCGATGAAATAGACTGGGATGCCAAACTTGATCCTCAACTTTTCTTGGGGTTGGAGGATGCACGCAACTACAAGCCTTGCGAAGAAGTTGTTCCGCTGGATGGTATCAAGCCAACAGGATGGGACGTAGATTCTTGCGATTGGAACAAACCTGTGGTGCTAACAGGTATGATTGTGGGACATAAAGGGAATGATAATGAAGAAAATGGCAAGAATGGTGGAGTtttgagaaaaagaatgaGTGGCCATTGTTCAAGATATGTGTCAAAACCAACAAACGTATCATACGCAGTTTAG
- the LOC8274328 gene encoding uncharacterized protein LOC8274328, with product MSPPALLDTGGFPIQKPINLNGQVSHPLFLSSLIIVASSLNSRSQSKQTFLSNAMNPSSFGDLNSGFSSSSGNAQNLSFNSPSIPRSCGKPLSKPRLLKVRRQSNSQNLKSAADTWAGPGFNPFRPVSSPTEHDVSSEFGFGNSRSEAFDFGVSKGCDVGVNPDSRKWNVENEVVEQMKNVRIESGNVFINNNLNASNRTNFVFGSDHRNESPGIDDNMKNLNINDNEINDKVVDERTNGIAKFRLRSDDNVTSRLPNELNKKLNIKETEGGTKVSDAFTESLKSAIPDQIKNLNINESADGNETDNKSSVMDGCASVSREGTRSYVGGERESILSSEMECKLNMGSAIEESSGHAETGFSSSRIFEEDMQTGNRNDKKFHDFSNRIPTEFTFMEGMQGREAIGSQFHMNQPNVDAQPSGVGGTSSAFLSSGLAAGYAFGLLPTGRVEKRDGFIFTSKQDGVGSPFVEFKTPDPKGNIFSCLNQKVEVSAKFKDTKLKKKKGKLKQPTKVHLWPGQDFVSRESGSREIPEPSDSYSPMDVSPYQETLSDTQFSRETSVASEESLVPDNQNSSTDFPPIVSSDAIDEDLIVATQQMNINEEDVNLTDTKRESSDKGSGAENPPEESISGAETESFKSANEEIDFINDIVVTSAENEASSSTNIERQDSDVIKSSSPASSQDMGGSGFTFIAASSQASSNRQNKKKNCGKVGHDPYNFSLNAKVPYASSSSQFTSLPVSPPLGKKVGLSTPIHMVGENSEGSRGQEIKQESDLISAVSVAAQEACEKWRLRGNQAYTHGELSKAEDCYTQGINCVSRSETSRSCLRALMLCYSNRAATRMSLGRIKDALQDCRMAAEIDPNFLRVQVRAANCFLALGEVEDASQYFKKCLQLGSDMCVDRKIAIEASSGLQKAQKVSECLQHAAELLKRKTPNDVESALELIAEGLVIGPYSEKLLEMKADSLFLLRKYEEVIQLCDQTFDSAEKNSPLLDTGYQSADLDGTQLTKDSSFCLWRCHLILKSYFYLGKLEEAIASLEKQEELIVKRCGNKKIESLIPLAATVRELLRHKAAGNEAFQAGKHSEAIEYYTAALSCNVESRPFAAICYCNRAAAYKALGLVTDAIADCSLAIALDKNYLKAISRRATLYEMIRDYGQAVSDLQRLVAVLTKQVEEKTSLSGSSDRSGNLANDLRQARMRLSTIEEAARKEIPLDMYRILGVEPSASASDIKKAYRKAALRHHPDKAGQSLARIENGDDWLRKEIGEEIHMHADRLFKMIGEAYAVLSDPTKRSQYDLEEEMRNAQKKHNGSSTSRTYTDAQSYQFERSGSRGQWRGVWRSYGR from the exons ATGTCGCCACCGGCGTTGCTAGACACCGGGGGATTTCCGATTCAAAAACCTATTAATCTCAACGGTCAGGTTTCTcatcctttatttttatcgTCTCTTATTATTGTTGCCTCTTCTTTAAATTCCCGTTCTCAATCTAAACAAACTTTCTTATCAAACGCGATGAACCCATCAAGTTTCGGTGATTTAAATTCTGGATTTTCAAGCTCAAGTGGAAATGCTCAAAATTTGAGCTTTAACTCGCCTTCTATTCCTCGATCATGTGGCAAGCCTCTTTCCAAGCCCAGATTGCTGAAAGTTAGAAGGCAATCGAATTCTCAGAACTTGAAATCAGCAGCTGACACCTGGGCTGGTCCCGGATTTAATCCGTTTCGACCCGTTTCGAGCCCTACTGAACATGATGTTTCTAGTGAATTCGGGTTTGGTAATAGTAGAAGTGAGGCATTTGATTTTGGAGTGAGTAAAGGTTGTGATGTGGGTGTCAATCCAGATTCTAGGAAGTGGAATGTGGAGAATGAAGTGGTTGAACAAATGAAAAATGTGAGAATTGAGAGTGGAAATGtgttcataaataataatttaaatgcgAGTAATAGAACTAATTTTGTGTTTGGTAGTGATCATCGTAATGAAAGTCCCGGTATTGATGATAACATGAAGAATTTGAACATCAATGATAACGAGATCAATGACAAGGTTGTTGATGAAAGGACCAATGGTATTGCCAAATTTAGGCTCAGAAGTGATGACAATGTGACGTCAAGACTACCGAATGAGTTGAATAAGAAACTGAATATCAAAGAGACAGAAGGTGGTACAAAGGTTAGTGATGCATTTACTGAAAGCTTGAAGAGTGCAATTCCTGATCAGATTAAGAACTTGAACATCAATGAATCTGCAGATGGTAATGAGACTGATAATAAGAGTTCTGTGATGGATGGTTGTGCTTCTGTAAGCAGGGAAGGGACTAGGAGTTATGTAGGTGGAGAAAGAGAAAGTATACTGTCGAGTGAGATGGAGTGCAAGTTGAACATGGGAAGTGCAATTGAAGAATCTTCTGGTCATGCAGAGACTGGGTTTTCTTCTTCTCGAATCTTTGAAGAAGATATGCAAACTGGAAACAGGAATGATAAAAAGTTCCACGATTTTAGTAATAGGATTCCCACGGAATTTACTTTTATGGAAGGAATGCAAGGCAGGGAAGCAATTGGCAGTCAATTTCATATGAATCAACCAAATGTTGATGCACAACCGAGTGGCGTTGGAGGAACATCATCTGCATTCTTATCAAGTGGCTTAGCTGCTGGATATGCTTTTGGATTGCTGCCAACGGGTAGAGTGGAGAAGAGAGATGGATTTATATTTACAAGCAAGCAAGATGGTGTTGGATCACCCTTTGTTGAATTTAAAACACCAGATCCTAAGGGAAATATATTCTCTTGCTTAAATCAGAAAGTGGAAGTCAGTGCAAAGTTTAAAGACACAaagttgaagaaaaaaaaggggaAGTTGAAGCAACCTACCAAAGTCCATCTATGGCCTGGACAAGATTTTGTTTCAAGGGAAAGTGGATCTCGAGAAATTCCAGAGCCTTCTGATTCTTATTCACCAATGGATGTTTCACCATATCAGGAAACATTATCTGATACTCAATTTTCCAGGGAAACTTCAGTTGCGTCCGAGGAGTCTTTAGTTCCTGATAACCAAAATTCATCAACTGATTTCCCGCCAATTGTTTCCAGTGATGCCATAGATGAGGATTTAATTGTTGCAACACaacaaatgaatataaatgAAGAGGATGTGAATCTGACAGatacaaaaagagaaagttcTGATAAAGGCAGTGGTGCTGAGAATCCTCCAGAAGAGTCTATATCCGGGGCTGAAACCGAAAGCTTTAAATCTGCAAATGAGGAAATAGACTTTATTAATGATATTGTGGTTACATCAGCTGAAAATGAGGCCAGTTCAAGCACAAACATTGAGAGGCAAGACAGTGATGTAATAAAGTCTAGTTCTCCTGCAAGTTCACAGGATATGGGTGGTTCAGGTTTCACTTTTATTGCTGCTTCTTCTCAAGCATCATCAAACCGtcagaataaaaaaaagaattgcgGTAAAGTTGGTCATGATCCCTATAATTTCAGCCTAAATGCAAAAGTTCCAtatgcatcttcttcttcacagTTTACTTCATTGCCTGTGTCCCCTCCCCTGGGCAAGAAAGTTGGTCTTTCCACTCCAATACACATGGTTGGGGAAAATTCCGAGGGGTCTAGAGGACAGGAGATCAAGCAAGAGTCTGATTTAATTTCTGCTGTATCTGTTGCTGCTCAAGAAGCATGTGAGAAATGGCGATTAAG GGGAAATCAAGCATATACACATGGGGAATTGTCTAAGGCAGAGGATTGTTACACACAAGGTATAAATTGTGTTTCTAGAAGTGAGACTTCCAGAAGCTGTCTCAGGGCATTGATGTTGTGCTATAGCAACCGGGCAGCTACACGCATGTCTCTTGGAAGGATCAAAGATGCACTACAAGATTGTAGGATGGCTGCTGAAATTGATCCAAATTTTTTAAGGGTGCAAGTTAGAGCTGCAAA TTGTTTCCTGGCACTGGGGGAAGTTGAAGACGCATCACAGTATTTCAAGAAGTGTTTGCAGTTAGGAAGTGACATGTGTGTGGATAGGAAAATTGCAATAGAAGCTTCCAGTGGACTCCAAAAGGCGCAG AAAGTGTCTGAATGCTTGCAACATGCTGCTGAACTTTTGAAAAGGAAGACACCCAATGATGTAGAGAGTGCTCTGGAACTAATTGCAGAGGGTTTGGTTATAGGTCCATACTCGGAGAAATTACTTGAAATGAAAGCGGATTCTCTTTTCCTG CTGCGGAAATATGAGGAGGTAATTCAGTTGTGTGATCAGACTTTTGATTCTGCTGAAAAGAACTCTCCTCTACTAGATACTGGTTACCAGTCAGCAGATCTGGATGGTACTCAACTTACAAAAGACTCCTCCTTTTGTCTCTGGCGATGCCATCTAATTCTGAAATCCTATTTCTATCTTGGAAAGCTGGAGGAGGCTATTGCTTCACTAGAAAAGCAAGAGGAGCTGATTGTGAAGCG GTGTGGTAACAAGAAGATTGAATCATTAATACCCTTAGCTGCCACTGTACGAGAACTACTGCGCCATAAG GCTGCAGGAAATGAAGCATTTCAAGCAGGGAAGCATTCAGAAGCTATTGAATATTATACTGCTGCCTTGTCATGCAATGTTGAGTCACGGCCTTTTGCGGCTATTTGTTATTGCAATCGAGCTGCTGCATACAAAGCATTGGGCCTTGTTACAGATGCTATTGCCGACTGCAGCCTGGCAATAGctcttgataaaaattatctgAAG GCAATTTCCAGAAGAGCCACTTTATATGAGATGATTAGGGATTATGGACAAGCAGTTAGTGATCTTCAGAGACTTGTAGCTGTTCTCACTAAGCAAGTAGAGGAGAAGACGAGTCTGTCTGGATCATCTGATAGATCGGGAAACTTGGCAAATGATCTAAGACAAGCTCGCATGCGTCTTTCCACAATTGAAGAAGCAGCCAGAAAGGAGATTCCTCTGGATATGTACCGAATTTT GGGAGTTGAACCTTCTGCTTCAGCATCGGATATTAAGAAAGCATATCGGAAGGCTGCACTTAGGCATCATCCTGACAAg GCTGGTCAGTCCTTGGCAAGAATTGAAAATGGAGATGATTGGCTTCGGAAGGAGATAGGAGAAGAAATCCACATGCATGCTGACCGACTTTTTAAAATGATTGGGGAAGCATATGCAGTACTTTCGGACCCCACCAAG CGTTCACAGTATGATCTGGAAGAAGAGATGAGGAATGCCCAAAAGAAACACAATGGAAGCAGCACATCTAGGACATACACTGATGCTCAGAGCTATCAGTTCGAAAGAAGTGGCAGTAGGGGACAATGGAGAGGGGTTTGGAGATCATATGGTAGATAG
- the LOC8274327 gene encoding glucan endo-1,3-beta-glucosidase has product MQIISYQTPSVALMLLFLGLLISFLAITDAQSIGACYGKNGNNLPSEQEVVSLYQANRIGRMRIYHPDQPTLQALKGSNIELILGVPNDNLRDLADASAATNWVRDNVVAFASEVKIRYIAVGNEVPPGDSNAAFVLPAMQNIQNAIVSANLQGQIKVSTAIDTTLLGKSFPPSDGIFSDNANSYITPIINFLKANGAPLLANVYTYFSYTENPQSISLEYALFTSPGVVVTDDPYKYQNLFDALMDALYAALEKAGAADMQIVVSESGWPSEGSGAATAQNAGTYYSNLINHVNQGTPRKSGQAIETYLFAMFDENLKEAGIEQHFGLFSPSKQPKYKITFG; this is encoded by the exons ATGCAGataatttcatatcaaacaCCTTCAGTGGCTCTAATGTTGCTATTTCTTGgccttttaatttctttccttgCAATCACAG ATGCTCAGTCTATAGGTGCCTGTTATGGAAAGAATGGCAACAACTTACCTTCTGAACAAGAAGTTGTTAGTCTCTACCAAGCAAACAGAATTGGAAGGATGAGAATTTACCATCCAGATCAGCCGACACTCCAAGCTCTGAAAGGATCAAACATAGAACTCATCCTTGGCGTTCCCAACGACAACCTTCGAGACCTTGCTGATGCCTCAGCAGCAACAAATTGGGTCCGAGACAATGTTGTAGCCTTCGCATCTGAAGTCAAAATTCGATATATTGCTGTAGGAAATGAAGTACCTCCTGGGGATTCAAATGCAGCATTTGTTCTACCAGCCATGCAGAACATTCAAAATGCAATAGTATCAGCCAATTTACAAGGGCAAATTAAAGTTTCTACAGCAATTGACACAACTTTGTTGGGCAAATCCTTTCCACCATCAGATGGAATATTTAGTGACAATGCAAACTCTTACATAACTCCAATCATTAACTTCCTAAAAGCGAATGGAGCACCACTTCTTGCAAATGTGTATACTTATTTTAGCTATACTGAGAACCCACAAAGCATTAGTCTTGAATATGCCTTGTTTACTTCACCAGGAGTTGTGGTAACAGACGATCCATATAAATACCAGAACTTGTTTGATGCATTGATGGATGCCCTTTATGCTGCTCTGGAGAAGGCAGGTGCTGCCGATATGCAGATTGTTGTATCAGAAAGTGGTTGGCCATCCGAAGGCAGCGGCGCAGCAACAGCTCAAAACGCAGGAACTTACTATAGTAACTTGATTAATCACGTAAATCAAGGGACTCCCAGGAAGTCAGGACAGGCTATCGAGACATACTTGTTCGCGATGTTCGATGAGAACCTGAAGGAAGCAGGAATTGAGCAACATTTTGGCCTCTTTTCCCCTAGTAAACAGCCCAAATATAAGATTACTTTTGGCTGA